The Coffea arabica cultivar ET-39 chromosome 1e, Coffea Arabica ET-39 HiFi, whole genome shotgun sequence genome has a window encoding:
- the LOC140007768 gene encoding uncharacterized protein, with product MPFIAYVVIYIDQMWANNQVVIVSLRKDSQIGKKKDSFDVHVGGPNSAHNLSWSKRQSLLNQNQHIEVAFFKQLEQMKAKYRTRLLASIDCARFLLHQGLAFHGHDEPDIFENQGNFFELLHFLAGHNDDIKKVVLENAPKNLKLNAPDIQKDISNALASETTSIIVNDIGHGLFAILCDESRDASTKEQLAVVICYVDSHGYVIECFLGILHVRDTTALSLKKAIDVLFSKHGLTISQIRGQGYDGARNMRGEYNGLKTLIMKENGSAYYIHCFAHQLQLSLVGVAKKHAQVSSMYNTLSTLVHVLEGSSKRQEIEQHLKKVIDDLMTGELVSGWGLN from the coding sequence ATGCCGTTTATTGCTTATGTTGTTATCTATATAGACCAGATGTGGGCGAACAATCAGGTAGTGATAGTTTCATTAAGGAAGGATTcacaaattggaaaaaaaaaggatagctTTGATGTTCATGTTGGTGGTCCTAATAGCGCACACAATCTGAGTTGGAGTAAACGTCAAAGTTTATTAAATCAAAATCAGCACATCGAAGTGGCATTTTTTAAGCAATTAGAGCAAATGAAGGCTAAGTATCGGACTCGTTTATTAGCCTCAATAGATTGTGCTAGATTTCTCCTACACCAAGGTTTGGCTTTTCATGGTCATGATGAACCTGATATCTTTGAAAATCAAGGaaatttttttgaacttttgcaCTTCCTTGCGGGTCATAATGATGATATAAAAAAGGTTGTTCTTGAAAATGCCCCTAAAAATCTCAAACTCAATGCTCCAGATATTCAAAAGGATATTTCAAATGCTTTGGCAAGTGAGACTACAAGCATTATTGTAAATGACATTGGACATGGACTGTTTGCTATTTTATGTGATGAATCTCGTGATGCATCAACAAAGGAGCAATTAGCAGTTGTTATTTGTTACGTGGATTCACATGGGTATGTGATTGAGTGCTTCCTTGGCATTCTACATGTAAGAGATACTACTGCTCTTTCACTTAAGAAAGCAATTGATGTTTTATTTTCAAAGCATGGTTTGACCATATCACAAATCCGTGGTCAAGGTTATGATGGTGCTAGAAACATGCGAGGCGAATATAAtggtttaaaaactttgatcaTGAAGGAAAATGGTTCTGCATATTATATTCATTGTTTTGCACATCAGCTGCAATTGTCACTTGTAGGGGTTGCAAAAAAACATGCCCAAGTCTCTTCTATGTATAATACATTGTCTACCTTAGTGCATGTTCTTGAAGGTTCATCTAAAAGACAAGAAATTGAACAACACCTTAAGAAAGTCATTGATGATCTAATGACTGGAGAACTTGTGAGTGGTTGGGGCTTAAATTAA
- the LOC113690820 gene encoding uncharacterized protein — protein MGITNALSEALQRKDQDIVNAMGLVKVSKQQLQATRKDGWDFLLDEVYLQLQELNNRFNEVNMELLLCMACLNPSDSFAAFDKKTLIRLAEHYPCEFSKLDILALDTELDTYINDLKSVKEFLDLRKISDLAQRLVETKRDIVYPLVYMLLKLALILPVATPTIERDFLAMNIVKNRL, from the exons ATGGGAATAACAAATGCATTATCTGAAGCattacaaaggaaggatcaagATATTGTGAATGCTATGGGTCTGGTCAAAGTTTCCAAGCAACAATTACAAGCTACTAGGAAAGATGGATGGGATTTTTTACTTGATGAAGTTT ATTTACAACTCCAAGAACTCAACAATCGTTTCAATGAAGTCAATATGGAGTTGCTTCTTTGTATGGCATGCTTGAACCCAAGTGATTCCTTTGCAGCATTTGATAAGAAAACGTTGATTCGTCTTGCAGAACATTATCCTTGTGAGTTTTCTAAGTTGGATATTCTTGCACTTGACACTGAATTGGATACTTATATTAATGACTTAAAATCAGTTAAGGAATTTctcgatttaagaaaaatttctgatctagctcaaaggttggtggagactaaGAGAGATATTGTATATCCATTGGTTTATATGCTCTTAAAGTTGGCTTTGATTTTGCCTGTTGCTACACCTACAATAGAAAGGGATTTTTTAGCTATGAATATAGTGAAGAATCGGTTATGA
- the LOC113700454 gene encoding 7-deoxyloganetin glucosyltransferase-like, translating to MVSISLPEKPHAVCIPYPAQGHINPMLKLAKLLHHKGFHITFVNTEFNHKRLLKSRGPDALNGLPDFQFKAIPDGLPPSDVDATQDVPSLCESTTTHCLGPFRDLLAELNDPSSSQVPPVSCIVSDGAMSFTLEAAAELGVPEILFWTPSACGFLGYMHYAELIEKGLIPLKDASYLSNGYLEQALDWIPGMKDIRLRDLPSFLRTTNPDDYIVKFVLQETERAKKALAIILNTFEELEEDVINALSAILPPIYAIGPLQLLQKEVKDERLSVVGSNLWKEEPECLEWLDSKDPNSVVYVNFGSVTVMTPDQLVEFAWGLANSKQTFLWIIRPDLVSGASAILPPEFLEETKDRGLLASWCPQEQVLSHPAIGGFLTHSGWNSTLESICSGVPMICWPFFAEQQTNCWFCCTKWGNGLEIDNNVKRDEVESLVTELMVREKGKDMKKKALEWKNKAEEAAKSSGGSSYSNLDKVVQVLLTK from the exons ATGGTTTCCATTTCGCTGCCAGAAAAGCCTCATGCTGTTTGTATTCCATATCCAGCACAGGGTCACATAAACCCTATGCTGAAACTAGCCAAGCTCCTTCATCATAAAGGGTTTCATATAACCTTTGTTAACACAGAATTCAACCACAAACGTTTGCTAAAGTCTAGAGGTCCTGATGCCCTCAATGGCTTGCCTGATTTCCAATTTAAAGCCATTCCTGATGGGCTTCCTCCTTCTGATGTTGATGCCACCCAAGACGTCCCCTCCCTTTGTGAATCCACCACTACTCATTGCTTAGGTCCATTTAGAGATCTCCTTGCAGAACTTAATGATCCCTCTTCATCACAAGTGCCCCCTGTTTCTTGCATAGTTTCTGATGGAGCCATGAGCTTTACTCTTGAAGCTGCCGCAGAACTAGGCGTCCCAGAAATATTGTTTTGGACTCCTAGTGCATGTGGATTCTTGGGTTATATGCACTATGCTGAGCTCATAGAAAAGGGTCTCATACCACTCAAAG ATGCAAGTTATTTGTCAAATGGATACCTTGAGCAAGCTTTGGATTGGATTCCCGGGATGAAAGATATACGTCTGAGAGATCTTCCAAGTTTCTTAAGAACTACAAATCCGGATGACTACATTGTAAAGTTCGTACTGCAAGAGACTGAGAGAGCCAAGAAGGCTTTAGCTATTATTTTGAACACATTTGAGGAGCTGGAAGAGGATGTTATAAATGCTCTGTCTGCCATCCTTCCTCCCATCTACGCCATTGGGCCTCTACAGCTTCTCCAGAAAGAGGTAAAAGATGAGAGGTTATCAGTTGTGGGGTCAAATCTTTGGAAAGAAGAGCCCGAGTGCCTAGAATGGCTTGATTCAAAGGATCCCAATTCTGTTGTCTATGTAAACTTTGGAAGCGTCACTGTTATGACTCCTGACCAGCTTGTGGAGTTTGCATGGGGACTTGCAAATAGTAAACAAACATTTTTGTGGATCATTAGGCCTGATCTTGTCTCTGGCGCCTCTGCAATTCTTCCTCCTGAATTTTTGGAGGAAACTAAAGATAGAGGCCTACTAGCAAGCTGGTGCCCTCAGGAACAAGTTCTCAGCCATCCTGCCATTGGAGGATTCTTAACTCATAGCGGATGGAATTCAACTCTCGAGAGTATCTGTAGTGGGGTGCCCATGATTTGTTGGCCGTTTTTCGCCGAACAACAAACCAATTGCTGGTTCTGCTGCACCAAGTGGGGCAATGGATTGGAGATAGACAATAATGTTAAGAGGGACGAAGTTGAGAGCCTTGTGACTGAGTTGATGGTTAGAGAAAAGGGAAAGGACATGAAGAAAAAAGCCTTGGAGTGGAAGAACAAGGCTGAAGAAGCAGCTAAAAGTTCGGGTGGTTCTTCTTACTCGAATCTGGATAAGGTGGTTCAAGTGCTTCTCACCAAGTAA